A genomic stretch from Eubacterium sulci ATCC 35585 includes:
- a CDS encoding disulfide oxidoreductase: MENKVTKDMLIGEVVSKYPETIEILMGAGMHCLGCPSSQMESLSDACAVHGISSDALLAAINEKLSK; this comes from the coding sequence ATGGAAAATAAAGTAACTAAGGACATGCTAATCGGTGAGGTTGTATCAAAGTACCCAGAGACAATCGAAATTCTAATGGGGGCAGGAATGCACTGCCTAGGCTGCCCATCATCACAGATGGAGTCACTTTCAGACGCTTGCGCTGTTCACGGCATCAGCTCAGATGCTCTTCTAGCAGCTATCAACGAAAAGCTATCAAAATAA